In a genomic window of Heterodontus francisci isolate sHetFra1 chromosome 21, sHetFra1.hap1, whole genome shotgun sequence:
- the LOC137381044 gene encoding probable G-protein coupled receptor 139 — translation MAVADLLVIITDPILRRLPVNYFPDSFLSLTPICSSIVFLIFAITMVSVWLTVAFTFDRFVTISCEKLKTRFCTERTAAIVIGTVTVLCSLESVPWYFIYEPKYIINNVPCGCITKQSFSTSPAWTSFVLFHRILTPCVPFFLILLINVLTVRCILTASRGRRGLRGLSTGEKPNDPEMANRRKSIILLFSISGSFILLWMTQVVFNINRRITKQYNFSINDPHFITQKAGGMLQLLSSCTNTCIYTVTQTKFREELKKALLYPLNLIVKFVKS, via the coding sequence atggcagtggctgatctcctggtcattattacAGATCCCATATTGAGGAGGCTTCCAGTgaattatttcccagattcattcctgtccctTACTCCCATCTGCAGTTCAATTGTTTTCCTGATCTTTGCAATCACAATGGTTTCGGTatggctgacagtcgctttcacctttgatcgatttgtgaccattagtTGTGAGAAGTTGAAGACAAGAttttgcactgagagaacagcggcCATTGTTatcggaacagtgactgtgctgtgctctttagaaagtgttccctggtactttatatatgaacctaaATATATAATTAATAATGTTCCTTGTGGCTGTATCACTAAACAGAGCTTCAGTACTTCCCCTGCATGGACCAGTTTTGTGCTGTTTCACCGCATTTTAacaccttgtgtcccgttctttctgattctgctaatcaatgttctgacagtcagaTGTATTTTAAcggccagtagaggccgcaggggACTTCGGGGCCTCAGCACTGGAGAGAAGCCAAATGACCCTGAGATGGcgaatcgaaggaaatccatcattttgctaTTTAGTATATCTGGAAGTTTCATACTTTTATGGATGACGCAGGTTGTATTTAACATCAATaggcgaattacaaaacaatataatTTCTCTATCAATGACCCTCATTTTATCACACAAAAAGCAGGTGGTATGCTGCAGCTTctgagttcctgcaccaacacgtgtatttacactgtgacccagactaaattcagagaggagctgaagaaggccctGCTATACCCACTAAATCTAATTGTGAAATTCGTTAAATCATAG